In the genome of Actinomadura graeca, one region contains:
- a CDS encoding sugar-binding domain-containing protein yields MSQPTFRPGSGWRGPRPGPPAAGPPAAQPPAQADAPLELPDIQAALAAKYALRDLVVVTAASGDELYQNLGAGAAMYFRGHVERNFRVGFSCANTIHTMVRNIEPFRLAMDAFPISFNVVPELTSVMSSYAALIELWQRNPECRAHAVNFPSFFATESERSAFENRPDVRTIMGQVRDVNMAFYSCGSFGPGSSYGVVKEYVNRFIDPAFDPNQLYEAGACGEVNWHPYAIDGRIMTHPVPYSFGFIDLAAFRELSGRPDRHMVLVAGGTQKVQPIVGALRGGFLNVLITDERTLRSVAEADAALI; encoded by the coding sequence ATGAGTCAGCCCACCTTCAGGCCGGGTTCGGGGTGGCGCGGCCCGCGGCCGGGGCCGCCCGCGGCCGGGCCGCCCGCGGCGCAGCCGCCGGCGCAGGCGGACGCGCCGCTGGAGCTGCCCGACATCCAGGCGGCACTGGCCGCGAAGTACGCGCTGCGCGATCTCGTGGTCGTCACGGCGGCCTCGGGCGACGAGCTGTACCAGAACCTGGGCGCGGGCGCCGCGATGTATTTCCGCGGTCATGTCGAGCGCAATTTCCGGGTGGGATTCTCCTGCGCCAACACCATCCACACGATGGTGCGGAACATCGAGCCGTTCCGGCTGGCGATGGACGCCTTTCCCATCTCGTTCAACGTGGTGCCCGAGCTGACCAGCGTGATGTCGTCGTACGCGGCACTGATCGAGCTTTGGCAGCGCAATCCGGAATGCCGTGCCCACGCGGTCAACTTCCCCTCGTTCTTCGCGACGGAGAGCGAGCGCTCGGCCTTCGAGAACCGGCCCGACGTGCGCACCATCATGGGGCAGGTCCGCGACGTCAACATGGCCTTCTACAGTTGCGGGTCGTTCGGCCCGGGTTCGTCCTACGGGGTCGTCAAGGAATACGTCAACCGGTTCATCGACCCGGCCTTCGACCCCAACCAGCTGTACGAGGCCGGAGCCTGCGGAGAGGTCAACTGGCATCCGTACGCGATCGACGGCCGGATCATGACGCATCCGGTCCCGTACTCGTTCGGGTTCATCGACCTCGCGGCGTTCCGGGAGCTGTCCGGCCGGCCGGACCGGCACATGGTCCTCGTGGCCGGGGGCACCCAGAAGGTGCAGCCGATCGTCGGGGCGCTGCGCGGCGGGTTCCTGAACGTCCTGATCACCGACGAGCGGACGCTGCGGTCGGTCGCCGAGGCGGACGCCGCGCTGATCTGA
- a CDS encoding HAD family hydrolase — MSTLGDQPVAARARYGPFAAVLFDCDGVLVDSQAICRETWTRWLDRVGIEDHSVVEALEGRPIREAMAELIPAGRLDREVDWFSSMELRSASGVRAVPGAGDAVRGLLNADWAVVTSASRALARARLAAAGLPCPRVMIAADDVAAGKPAPDCYRLAARRLGVPAGRCVVLEDSGAGARAAALAGATVLGVGAGIGSSRVHIGPVADLRAIELHRAGGRDIRLNVHENSPRPE, encoded by the coding sequence ATGTCCACGCTAGGCGACCAGCCGGTCGCGGCCCGGGCAAGGTACGGGCCCTTCGCCGCGGTCCTGTTCGACTGCGACGGGGTGCTCGTCGACTCCCAGGCCATCTGCCGGGAGACGTGGACGCGATGGCTGGACCGGGTGGGCATCGAGGACCACTCGGTCGTCGAGGCGCTGGAGGGCAGGCCGATCCGCGAGGCGATGGCGGAGCTGATCCCGGCCGGGCGGCTGGACCGGGAGGTGGACTGGTTCTCGTCCATGGAGCTGCGCTCGGCGAGCGGCGTGCGCGCCGTCCCCGGGGCCGGCGACGCCGTGCGCGGGCTCCTCAACGCCGACTGGGCGGTCGTCACCTCGGCCTCACGCGCCCTCGCCCGCGCGCGGCTCGCCGCCGCGGGCCTGCCGTGCCCTCGGGTCATGATCGCGGCGGACGACGTCGCGGCCGGCAAGCCCGCGCCGGACTGCTACCGGCTCGCCGCCCGGCGCCTCGGCGTCCCCGCCGGCCGCTGCGTGGTGCTCGAGGACTCCGGCGCCGGCGCCCGCGCCGCGGCCCTGGCGGGGGCGACGGTCCTCGGCGTCGGCGCGGGGATCGGGAGTTCGCGCGTCCATATCGGCCCGGTGGCGGATTTGCGCGCAATAGAACTGCACCGGGCGGGCGGCCGGGATATCAGGCTCAACGTCCACGAGAATTCACCGCGCCCGGAATGA
- a CDS encoding HAD family hydrolase, producing MPSQSVELVVTDLDGTLWDHTCRAHPNTLRALSEMSKAVPVIAATGRRPSSAFEKMRENDFLMPAVLFDGAIGLLAESGPRFHYLPFDAETYEQILDIFLRFGLEPVVNLDDARSCGVGRNPATHPEHLADNAHNTRRIDLTQAAARWNVLSLLICGGDDRLVAVFDEVKDVAAATLTPDVRYGGRSLSARPRGATKWSGVTSYCREQGIRPDRVLAVADGMNDLDLLAAAAIACVPASACEEALGLATHTIAAPAEGGWAEVLEFVVS from the coding sequence ATGCCGAGCCAGAGCGTCGAATTGGTCGTCACGGACCTCGACGGCACCCTGTGGGACCACACGTGCCGCGCGCATCCGAATACGCTGCGCGCGCTTTCGGAGATGTCCAAGGCCGTCCCAGTGATCGCCGCCACGGGCCGCCGCCCGTCCAGCGCCTTCGAAAAGATGCGGGAAAACGATTTCCTGATGCCGGCGGTCCTGTTCGACGGGGCGATCGGGCTGCTGGCCGAGTCCGGCCCCCGATTTCACTACCTGCCGTTCGACGCGGAGACCTACGAGCAGATCCTGGACATCTTTCTGCGTTTCGGCCTGGAGCCCGTCGTCAATCTGGACGACGCCAGATCCTGCGGCGTCGGGCGGAATCCGGCGACCCATCCGGAGCACCTCGCGGACAACGCGCACAACACCCGCAGGATCGACCTCACGCAGGCGGCGGCACGGTGGAACGTCCTCAGCCTGCTGATCTGCGGCGGCGACGACCGGCTGGTCGCGGTGTTCGACGAGGTCAAGGACGTCGCCGCCGCCACGCTGACGCCGGACGTGCGGTACGGGGGCCGCAGCCTGTCCGCCAGGCCGCGCGGCGCCACGAAGTGGTCCGGCGTGACCTCGTACTGCCGCGAGCAGGGGATCCGGCCGGACCGGGTCCTCGCGGTCGCGGACGGCATGAACGACCTCGACCTCCTCGCGGCGGCGGCCATCGCGTGCGTCCCCGCGTCGGCCTGCGAGGAGGCGCTGGGCCTCGCCACCCACACGATCGCCGCGCCCGCGGAGGGCGGATGGGCCGAGGTGCTGGAGTTCGTCGTCAGCTGA
- a CDS encoding PQQ-binding-like beta-propeller repeat protein yields the protein MTYLARQLSSVRSDPSYFGVPFSPDGRVAATSEMVFDAATGARRCALLTSSGWGDVAFGPDGARVVTTSWQGPAVVMFDAATGTERWRTAIGETAYGVRWSPDGTLVGVGSPVAVQVLDAATGTARVRWPGQGEPLWITGFSWSPDGGRIAVGYRVDLSSEPGGVRIIDAATGTERTRFQLATWVEATCWSPDGRAVGAGCGDGGAVLVDAAAGTLRLRLVEPAGSADARVEDVRFDRDGRRVVTAGRDGAVRVFDAATGALLSRFDHGVSGDPPFRAGFGPEGRWVAASGSGGAVLFDAATGAERCRLTREPAGPVAFGPDGSRASVTTYMRARIFDTAVPQARLSVPHGGAVGAVAVSPDGRWFASGCADGVARVLDARTGAERCRLAHGGPVRGVAFAPDGGWVATAGEDATVRMFDAVTGTQRARFDHEGVVRTVVVGGDGAIVVSGSEDGTMRVFGVAESAQRFRRSHGGAVLSVAISRDGELVATGCADGTARVFTARTGTEQVQFAHEGVVGSVSFTPDGAFLATACADGFARLFEIGTGTERLRLQHRDRSLTAAAGVAADAAAGVAVDAVAVGPSGSVLVTAARGDLRLFDLPSGDLRQLVNQGPRLTPVVFSAGGALFAAGSGDGQGAAYDAAGNQRGLLVHGSAVRAVAFAPDAAWFVTGSDDATARVSDLS from the coding sequence ATGACCTACCTGGCCCGGCAGCTCAGCTCCGTACGGTCCGACCCCTCGTACTTCGGCGTGCCGTTCAGCCCGGACGGCCGGGTGGCGGCCACGTCCGAGATGGTCTTCGACGCGGCCACCGGAGCCCGGCGATGCGCCCTGCTGACATCGTCCGGATGGGGCGACGTCGCCTTCGGCCCGGACGGCGCGCGGGTCGTGACGACCAGCTGGCAGGGCCCCGCCGTCGTGATGTTCGACGCCGCGACCGGCACCGAGCGGTGGCGGACGGCGATCGGCGAGACCGCCTACGGCGTGCGGTGGAGCCCGGACGGGACGCTGGTCGGCGTCGGCTCCCCGGTCGCGGTGCAGGTCCTGGACGCCGCGACCGGGACCGCGCGCGTCCGGTGGCCCGGCCAGGGCGAGCCGCTCTGGATCACCGGCTTCTCCTGGAGCCCGGACGGCGGCCGGATCGCCGTCGGGTACAGGGTGGACCTGTCGTCCGAACCGGGAGGCGTGCGGATCATCGACGCCGCGACCGGGACGGAGCGCACCCGGTTCCAGCTCGCCACCTGGGTGGAGGCGACGTGCTGGAGCCCGGACGGCCGGGCGGTGGGCGCCGGGTGCGGCGACGGCGGCGCGGTCCTGGTCGACGCCGCGGCCGGCACGCTCCGGCTCCGGCTGGTCGAGCCCGCCGGAAGCGCGGACGCCCGCGTGGAGGACGTCCGGTTCGACCGGGACGGCAGGCGCGTGGTCACCGCCGGGCGGGACGGCGCCGTCCGCGTCTTCGACGCCGCGACCGGGGCGCTGCTGTCCCGCTTCGACCACGGCGTCTCCGGCGACCCGCCGTTCCGGGCCGGGTTCGGTCCCGAGGGGCGGTGGGTGGCGGCGTCGGGGAGCGGCGGCGCCGTGCTGTTCGACGCGGCGACCGGGGCCGAGCGGTGCCGCCTGACACGGGAACCGGCGGGTCCGGTGGCGTTCGGCCCCGACGGCTCGCGCGCGTCCGTGACGACGTACATGCGGGCGCGGATCTTCGACACCGCCGTGCCCCAGGCACGGCTCTCGGTCCCTCACGGCGGCGCGGTCGGGGCGGTGGCCGTCTCGCCGGACGGGCGGTGGTTCGCGAGTGGCTGCGCCGATGGTGTCGCGCGGGTGCTGGACGCCAGGACCGGCGCGGAACGCTGCCGCCTGGCGCATGGCGGGCCGGTGCGGGGTGTGGCCTTCGCCCCCGACGGCGGCTGGGTGGCCACGGCCGGCGAGGACGCCACCGTCCGGATGTTCGATGCCGTGACGGGCACGCAGCGCGCCCGGTTCGACCACGAAGGCGTCGTCCGCACCGTGGTCGTGGGCGGGGACGGCGCGATCGTCGTCTCCGGCAGCGAGGACGGCACGATGCGGGTGTTCGGCGTCGCCGAGTCGGCGCAGCGGTTCCGCCGTTCGCATGGTGGGGCGGTGCTCAGTGTGGCGATCAGCCGGGACGGTGAGCTGGTGGCCACCGGCTGCGCCGACGGCACCGCCAGGGTGTTCACCGCCCGGACCGGCACCGAGCAGGTCCAGTTCGCCCATGAGGGGGTGGTGGGGTCGGTGTCGTTCACCCCTGACGGCGCCTTCCTGGCCACGGCGTGCGCGGACGGTTTCGCCCGGCTTTTCGAGATCGGCACCGGCACCGAACGGCTCCGCCTCCAGCACCGGGACCGCTCGCTCACCGCGGCGGCGGGCGTGGCGGCGGACGCGGCGGCGGGCGTGGCGGTGGACGCCGTCGCGGTCGGCCCGTCCGGCTCGGTCCTGGTGACGGCCGCCCGCGGCGACCTGCGGCTGTTCGACCTGCCCTCGGGCGACCTGCGTCAGCTCGTGAACCAGGGGCCGCGGCTCACGCCGGTCGTCTTCAGCGCCGGCGGCGCCCTGTTCGCGGCGGGATCCGGCGACGGCCAGGGGGCGGCGTACGACGCCGCGGGGAACCAGCGCGGGCTGCTGGTGCACGGCTCCGCCGTACGGGCGGTCGCCTTCGCCCCGGACGCCGCGTGGTTCGTCACGGGCTCGGACGACGCCACGGCGCGGGTGTCCGACCTCAGCTGA
- a CDS encoding WD40 repeat domain-containing protein — MTYLARQIVSVASPSVDPVVPFSPDGRWAATSAQVFAPATGARRCALPPLPGWGLVAFAPDGGRVVTSHWEGNAVVMSDAATGAERWRVTNDQAVYEVRWSPDGRWVGAVSDAAVRVLDAATGVERTRCAGLPEPDQTRTFSWSPDGTRIAVGHGVGFFSSAQGGVRVFDAATGAERNRIELGTWANMTCWSPDGRLVGAGCGDGGAVLVDAAAGTLRVRLVEPRGIDAQVEDVRFDRDGRRVVTAGRDGAVRVFDVATGAPLSLYDHGHQAFHAVFSPDGRWVAASGSGGAVLFDAATGAERCRLTRGSAGPVTFGPDGSRASVGTYLRARIFDPAAHQERLTVRHGGAVGAVAVSPDGRWFASGCADGVARVLDARTGAERCRLAHGGPVRGVAFAPDGAWVATAGEDATARVFDAETGSQRARFDHEGAVLTVVVGGDGAIVATGSEDGTLRVFGVAGLAQRFRRSHGGAVLSVAISRDGELVATGCADGTARVFTARTGTEQAQFAHEGVVGSVSFTPDGASLATACADGFARLFEIGTGTERLRLEHLDDDFDDPVRVAVEAVAVSPSGTTLATTAADTRLRLFTLPSGELRTAAFHWSRIWPPVFSADGALLAVASDDQTGTVYDTTGNQRALLVHDSGVRAVALAPDATWLVTGSADGTARITDIT; from the coding sequence GTGACCTACCTGGCGCGGCAGATCGTCTCCGTGGCGAGCCCCTCCGTCGACCCGGTCGTCCCGTTCAGCCCCGACGGCCGCTGGGCGGCCACCTCCGCGCAGGTCTTCGCGCCGGCGACCGGGGCCCGGCGGTGCGCGCTGCCGCCCCTGCCCGGCTGGGGCCTCGTCGCGTTCGCGCCGGACGGCGGCCGGGTGGTGACGAGCCACTGGGAGGGCAACGCGGTGGTGATGTCCGACGCGGCCACCGGGGCCGAGCGGTGGAGGGTGACCAACGACCAGGCGGTGTACGAGGTGCGGTGGAGCCCGGACGGGCGGTGGGTGGGCGCCGTCTCGGACGCGGCGGTGCGGGTCCTCGACGCCGCCACCGGCGTCGAGCGCACGCGGTGCGCCGGCCTGCCCGAGCCCGACCAGACGAGGACCTTCTCGTGGAGCCCGGACGGCACCCGGATCGCCGTGGGCCACGGGGTCGGCTTCTTCTCGTCCGCCCAGGGCGGCGTGCGCGTCTTCGACGCGGCGACCGGCGCGGAACGGAACCGGATCGAGCTCGGCACGTGGGCCAACATGACGTGCTGGAGCCCGGACGGGCGGCTGGTGGGCGCCGGGTGCGGCGACGGCGGCGCGGTCCTGGTCGACGCCGCGGCCGGCACGCTCCGGGTCCGTCTCGTCGAGCCTCGTGGCATCGACGCCCAGGTGGAGGACGTCCGGTTCGACCGGGACGGCAGGCGGGTGGTCACCGCCGGGCGGGACGGCGCCGTCCGCGTCTTCGATGTCGCGACCGGGGCGCCGCTGTCCCTCTACGACCACGGCCACCAGGCGTTCCACGCGGTGTTCAGCCCCGACGGGCGGTGGGTGGCGGCGTCGGGGAGCGGCGGCGCCGTGCTGTTCGACGCGGCGACCGGGGCCGAGCGGTGCCGCCTGACGCGCGGATCGGCGGGGCCGGTGACGTTCGGCCCCGACGGCTCGCGTGCGTCCGTCGGAACGTACCTGCGGGCGCGGATCTTCGACCCGGCGGCGCACCAGGAGCGCCTCACGGTCCGGCACGGCGGCGCGGTCGGCGCCGTCGCCGTGTCACCGGACGGGCGGTGGTTCGCCAGTGGCTGCGCCGATGGTGTCGCGCGGGTGCTGGACGCCAGGACCGGCGCGGAGCGCTGCCGCCTGGCGCACGGCGGGCCGGTGCGGGGTGTGGCCTTCGCCCCCGACGGCGCCTGGGTCGCCACGGCCGGCGAGGACGCCACGGCCCGGGTGTTCGACGCCGAGACCGGATCGCAGCGCGCCCGGTTCGACCACGAAGGCGCCGTCCTCACCGTGGTGGTGGGCGGGGACGGCGCGATCGTGGCGACCGGGAGCGAGGACGGCACGCTGCGCGTGTTCGGCGTCGCCGGGCTCGCCCAGCGGTTCCGCCGTTCGCATGGCGGGGCGGTGCTCAGTGTGGCGATCAGCCGGGACGGTGAGCTGGTGGCCACCGGCTGCGCCGACGGCACCGCCCGGGTGTTCACCGCCCGGACCGGCACCGAGCAGGCGCAGTTCGCCCATGAGGGGGTGGTGGGGTCGGTGTCGTTCACCCCTGACGGCGCCTCCCTGGCCACGGCGTGCGCGGACGGTTTCGCCCGCCTCTTCGAGATCGGCACCGGCACCGAACGCCTCCGCCTGGAGCACCTCGACGACGACTTCGACGATCCGGTGCGCGTCGCGGTCGAGGCCGTGGCGGTCAGCCCGTCCGGCACGACCCTCGCGACCACCGCCGCGGACACCCGCCTGCGCCTGTTCACGCTGCCCTCGGGGGAACTGCGCACCGCCGCGTTCCACTGGTCGCGGATCTGGCCACCCGTCTTCAGCGCCGACGGCGCCCTCCTGGCCGTCGCCTCCGACGACCAGACGGGCACGGTCTACGACACCACCGGCAACCAGCGGGCCCTTCTGGTGCACGACTCCGGCGTCCGCGCGGTCGCCCTCGCCCCGGACGCCACGTGGCTCGTCACCGGCTCCGCGGACGGCACGGCCCGGATCACCGACATCACCTGA
- a CDS encoding vWA domain-containing protein: MSTPKIAPTGLGSPIYTVTDSRGLVADLLLDVTTGAPPLVGLRYPAGAAVTVTLESPALPAPHTLPSDPVGYSKPLGNRRVGADSALDGTDRVLTLTIQALSGNQREAWTVRATAAAPAARWQLSQGDNDPVQPTVTRIMCDPVAAFTLSAPSLTGGVVREGDPVQLTAASALGTPAEPTVVGAPVPAVAYRWGKTGGVAVTDFPQACSNGTTAVFTAPGVYRPHTMEITGRVWFETGCAGPVGFLSASSAAQLTVQARPRHLALVLDRSGSMSGARWDNAVTAARILGHLYAAMRTSVNPADRLGELVFEDTSCGWRPTVPGAPRPAPDPLIGPVLVLTDVPTAGGAVCGVDYGRPGACTPIGDGLVRAIDELGTLGTAGDPRFTIVLLTDGHENSGTVAVDPSTAAPGVLNFAIERQAGARQAVDSRLSLYTIGLGPTVQEDVLDRLAVPLGYRHVVQVSQVADAMAQMVCSSQAAQRVPAEPQIPGDPVRLVRVDPRVERLAVAVLWDGTGSIELSYRLQGQPAAPFQPVAVPVAACPAHAFAAVDMTALLGVPEEQVPATEWRILRRDAAGGPRPLPDGDLLFFVDLYVRADVVFDRDGYSTGDPMVLTARVRAGDDLVTGARVTVELVRPGESLGTFLSERGAHYRPPPTAPPDPPAPKALMIGELLRRADLPGLPQATPAGVFEDGTDELRDTGDGDYTNRYLDADQEGSFTWRFTISGTLPDGSVFSRVQTVSTWVGIRPDPRRSEIRTAVADGATAITVIPRDRKGEYLGPFRPGDVVFRSDSCPFDEEEPEPTPEGVHFPCRGGGTVLSRYDGGYTRVVRCPDKAGGTVTVTVCGVRIRSVRVGGRGVTA, translated from the coding sequence ATGTCCACCCCGAAGATCGCCCCGACGGGCCTGGGGTCCCCGATCTACACGGTCACCGACTCGCGGGGGCTCGTCGCCGACCTCCTGCTCGACGTCACGACCGGCGCGCCGCCCCTCGTCGGCCTGCGCTACCCGGCGGGCGCCGCCGTCACGGTCACGCTCGAATCGCCGGCGCTGCCGGCGCCGCACACCCTGCCGTCCGACCCCGTCGGCTACAGCAAGCCGCTCGGGAACCGCCGCGTCGGCGCCGACAGCGCGCTGGACGGGACGGACCGGGTCCTCACCCTGACGATCCAGGCCCTCTCCGGCAACCAGCGCGAGGCGTGGACGGTACGGGCGACCGCGGCGGCGCCCGCCGCCCGATGGCAGCTCTCGCAGGGCGACAACGACCCGGTCCAGCCGACCGTCACCCGGATCATGTGCGACCCCGTGGCGGCGTTCACCCTGTCCGCCCCGTCGCTCACCGGCGGAGTCGTCCGCGAGGGCGACCCGGTGCAGCTCACCGCGGCGTCCGCGCTCGGCACGCCCGCCGAGCCCACCGTCGTCGGGGCGCCCGTCCCGGCCGTCGCGTACCGGTGGGGCAAGACCGGCGGCGTCGCCGTCACCGACTTCCCGCAGGCGTGCTCGAACGGCACCACCGCCGTGTTCACCGCCCCGGGCGTCTACCGGCCGCACACCATGGAGATCACCGGGCGGGTCTGGTTCGAGACGGGCTGCGCCGGGCCGGTCGGCTTCCTGTCCGCCTCGTCCGCCGCGCAGCTGACCGTCCAGGCCAGGCCGCGGCACCTGGCGCTGGTCCTCGACCGCTCGGGGAGCATGTCCGGCGCCCGCTGGGACAACGCCGTCACCGCCGCGCGGATCCTCGGCCACCTGTACGCGGCCATGCGCACGTCGGTGAACCCCGCCGACCGGCTCGGCGAGCTGGTGTTCGAGGACACCTCCTGCGGCTGGCGGCCGACGGTGCCCGGCGCGCCGCGGCCCGCACCGGATCCGCTGATCGGGCCGGTGCTGGTGCTCACCGACGTGCCCACCGCCGGGGGCGCGGTCTGCGGCGTGGACTACGGGAGGCCGGGTGCGTGCACGCCGATCGGCGACGGCCTCGTCCGCGCGATCGACGAGCTCGGTACGCTGGGGACGGCCGGCGACCCGCGTTTCACCATCGTCCTGCTGACCGACGGCCACGAGAACTCCGGCACGGTCGCCGTGGACCCCTCCACCGCCGCGCCCGGTGTGCTGAACTTCGCGATCGAGCGGCAGGCGGGCGCCCGCCAGGCGGTCGACTCACGGCTGTCGCTCTACACGATCGGGCTCGGGCCGACCGTCCAGGAGGACGTCCTCGACCGGCTGGCCGTGCCGCTCGGCTACCGGCACGTCGTCCAGGTGTCGCAGGTGGCGGACGCGATGGCGCAGATGGTCTGCTCCTCGCAGGCGGCGCAGCGGGTCCCGGCCGAGCCGCAGATCCCCGGCGACCCCGTCCGGCTGGTGAGGGTGGACCCCCGCGTCGAGCGGCTCGCGGTCGCTGTGCTGTGGGACGGAACGGGCTCGATCGAGCTGTCCTACCGGCTCCAGGGGCAGCCCGCCGCGCCGTTCCAGCCGGTGGCGGTGCCGGTCGCCGCGTGCCCTGCGCACGCGTTCGCGGCCGTGGACATGACCGCGCTGCTCGGCGTCCCCGAGGAGCAGGTGCCCGCCACCGAGTGGCGGATCCTGCGCCGCGACGCCGCCGGCGGCCCGCGGCCGCTGCCCGACGGCGACCTGCTGTTCTTCGTCGACCTGTACGTGCGCGCCGACGTGGTGTTCGACCGGGACGGGTACTCCACCGGCGACCCCATGGTCCTCACCGCGCGCGTCCGCGCCGGGGACGATCTCGTCACCGGCGCCCGCGTCACCGTGGAGCTGGTCCGCCCCGGCGAGTCGCTCGGCACCTTCCTGTCCGAGCGCGGCGCCCATTACCGGCCCCCGCCGACGGCGCCGCCCGACCCGCCCGCGCCCAAGGCGCTGATGATCGGGGAGCTGCTGCGCCGCGCGGACCTGCCCGGCCTGCCGCAGGCCACACCGGCCGGGGTGTTCGAGGACGGCACCGACGAGCTGCGCGACACCGGTGACGGCGACTACACCAACCGGTACCTGGACGCCGACCAGGAGGGCTCGTTCACCTGGCGCTTCACGATCTCCGGGACGCTCCCCGACGGCAGCGTCTTCAGCCGGGTGCAGACGGTCTCCACCTGGGTCGGCATCCGCCCGGACCCGAGGCGGTCGGAGATCCGCACCGCCGTCGCCGACGGCGCGACGGCGATCACCGTGATCCCGCGCGACCGGAAGGGCGAGTACCTCGGCCCGTTCCGTCCCGGCGACGTGGTCTTCCGGTCCGACTCGTGCCCCTTCGACGAGGAGGAGCCCGAGCCCACGCCGGAGGGCGTCCACTTCCCCTGCCGCGGCGGCGGCACCGTCCTCAGCCGCTACGACGGCGGCTACACCCGGGTCGTGCGGTGCCCGGACAAGGCGGGGGGCACGGTCACCGTCACCGTCTGCGGCGTCCGGATCCGGAGCGTCCGCGTCGGCGGCCGGGGGGTGACGGCGTGA
- a CDS encoding DUF6519 domain-containing protein, with amino-acid sequence MAVISTDTFDPLRRYVRVRLQQGVPIVDADVNEREDIQKFELRAFLKWFVGDGVPDGNDGFRIAGTGADDDFEIRAGVSGTVDPLRRIGRCLVDGLDVMIESTVAFTAQRLHESHGAAAAAEAARLGVPTITALPAGGGPVLVYLDVWERLVTPSEDPALVHGGLGTESCARIKREWAVRARRGAAPPGPGDPDVTAGHSYTPLASLDRRPGDAAVRPGDVTDLRRRRLLLPPATLIEDVLGTRAEEYLAGRGRPPISLREAVNALLRGELPTTPDAAVDASTALDVMRRAFFADATGGLVAFWYSDRTAGVEQVFAARMSLAEPSRGFTAPPLQVTSGTAHLVPHAAGLPDGDALVVYQSGSGAGADVMMRRAPLAGLPVTAEVTVTATAGSAETNPFVAVTGDLATVFFHLSSSTASKWQYRRWRLAAGEWADAAGAVELSATPSTASSHFHAAGGRAGTVWAVFKATGGLRVLQLDPATGTVSNETTLASDSADPRPFLLASQRGEVWAFWASSTGLQAALFRSGAWEAAQTLPGTSGTDRQPCAVEDADGGLWVFWTRGFTGSGDLSAMRRDPARRREPPGSAWGEARRLTASVGDDNSPHALVAPDGAIWIFWSTDRDGNASNYYKRLVTVV; translated from the coding sequence ATGGCAGTGATATCGACCGACACCTTCGACCCGCTGCGACGCTACGTGCGGGTCCGGCTTCAGCAGGGCGTGCCGATCGTGGACGCCGACGTCAACGAGCGCGAGGACATCCAGAAGTTCGAGCTGCGGGCGTTCCTGAAGTGGTTCGTCGGCGACGGCGTCCCCGACGGCAACGACGGGTTCCGGATCGCCGGGACCGGCGCCGACGACGACTTCGAGATCCGCGCCGGGGTGAGCGGCACGGTCGACCCGCTGCGCCGGATCGGCCGGTGCCTGGTCGACGGCCTCGACGTGATGATCGAGTCGACCGTCGCGTTCACCGCGCAGCGGCTGCACGAGTCGCACGGCGCGGCGGCCGCCGCCGAGGCCGCCCGGCTCGGCGTCCCCACGATCACGGCGCTGCCCGCCGGGGGCGGCCCGGTGCTGGTCTACCTCGACGTCTGGGAACGGCTGGTCACCCCGTCCGAGGACCCCGCCCTCGTCCACGGCGGCCTCGGCACCGAGAGCTGCGCGCGGATCAAGCGCGAGTGGGCGGTGCGGGCGCGGCGCGGCGCCGCGCCGCCGGGACCGGGCGACCCCGACGTCACCGCCGGGCACTCCTACACGCCGCTGGCCTCGCTGGACCGTCGCCCCGGGGACGCGGCCGTCCGTCCCGGCGACGTCACCGACCTGCGGCGCCGGCGGCTGCTCCTGCCGCCCGCCACGCTGATCGAGGACGTCCTCGGCACCCGGGCGGAGGAGTACCTCGCCGGGCGGGGCAGGCCGCCGATCAGCCTGCGGGAGGCGGTCAACGCGCTGCTGCGCGGCGAGCTGCCGACCACCCCGGACGCGGCGGTGGACGCCTCCACGGCCCTGGACGTCATGCGCCGCGCCTTCTTCGCCGACGCGACCGGCGGGCTCGTGGCGTTCTGGTACAGCGACCGGACCGCGGGCGTCGAGCAGGTGTTCGCCGCACGGATGAGCCTCGCGGAGCCGTCCCGCGGCTTCACCGCGCCCCCGCTCCAGGTGACGTCGGGCACCGCCCACCTCGTCCCGCACGCCGCCGGGCTCCCGGACGGCGACGCGCTGGTGGTGTACCAGTCGGGCAGCGGCGCGGGCGCCGACGTGATGATGCGGCGCGCGCCGCTGGCCGGGTTGCCGGTGACCGCCGAGGTCACCGTGACCGCCACCGCCGGGTCCGCCGAGACCAACCCGTTCGTGGCGGTCACGGGCGACCTGGCCACCGTCTTCTTCCACCTGTCGTCGTCCACGGCGAGCAAGTGGCAGTACCGGCGGTGGCGGCTGGCGGCCGGCGAGTGGGCCGACGCGGCGGGCGCGGTCGAGCTGTCGGCGACCCCGAGCACCGCGTCGAGCCACTTCCACGCCGCCGGCGGACGCGCGGGTACGGTCTGGGCGGTGTTCAAGGCGACCGGCGGGCTGCGCGTCCTCCAGCTCGACCCGGCCACCGGCACCGTCTCCAACGAGACCACGCTGGCCTCCGACAGCGCCGACCCGCGGCCCTTCCTCCTGGCCTCCCAGAGAGGCGAGGTGTGGGCGTTCTGGGCGTCCTCGACGGGCCTCCAGGCCGCCCTTTTCCGCTCCGGCGCGTGGGAGGCGGCCCAGACGCTGCCCGGGACGAGCGGCACCGACCGGCAGCCGTGCGCGGTCGAGGACGCCGACGGCGGGCTGTGGGTCTTCTGGACGCGCGGCTTCACCGGCTCCGGCGACCTCAGCGCCATGCGCCGCGACCCGGCGCGCCGCCGCGAGCCGCCGGGCAGCGCCTGGGGGGAGGCGCGCCGGCTCACCGCGTCCGTCGGCGACGACAACTCCCCGCACGCGCTCGTCGCCCCCGACGGCGCCATCTGGATCTTCTGGTCGACGGACCGGGACGGGAACGCGAGCAACTACTACAAGCGGCTGGTCACGGTCGTGTAG